Below is a window of Nitrospirota bacterium DNA.
CTTACTTAATCGTTGATATTTCAATAAGATATGACAATAATTAAAGGTGTAAAGATTTCTGTCACTTACATATCTGCCGGGTTTGTTTCTTGTTTCCTAAACTGCTTCCATGAAAATCCGTTTTTACTTATAAGCAGTCCTAATCCGCCAATAAGACTCGCTATTAGAACAATCACAAACCAGCCGAATGCAAAGGTCAGGGCCTCTGTCTTTGGAACATTTGCATAAGAAAAGAAGTACACAAATGCCCCTTCTCTAAGACCTATGCCGCTTATGCTGAGCGGGAGCATACTAACGGTTGCAACGAGGGGAATGAGGAAAAAGTAGAATGTCCATGGAATTTGCATCCCAATAGAAAGGCCGATAAAAACATGGATAATTATTATTAGGGTCTGAAAAAGCATGGATATAAGAATAGACTGAAAAAGCACAGAGGGTTTTTTCCAGAAGTTCAAGGCTAATTCACCTGTCTTACCCATGATGTTTAATAAGCCTCCTGCAAAAAAAGGGAGCAGGATTCCAATAACTAATAAGGCATCTGCTATTAGTACCCCCCAGACAAGCTGTTGCGGGATATTGCCCCATTTGAGCAGGGTAACAGAGAGACCTGCCATAAGAAACAGGACTGCCAGTCCGGTTCCCCTGTCTGCGAGTACAGAGACGATAGCCTCCCGTATCTTTTTGTTACCCTTTGTTATAAGGTAACACCGCCCTATATCTCCCCCTACAAGGGTCGGGAGAAACAGACTGAAAAACATACCTGCAAAATAGTACTTAATAAATTCCCAATAGCTGTTTTTAAAGTCCATTACAAAAGCAATTATCCTCCATCGCCATGCACAAATTACCTGGCCTGTTATGTATAAGAATAAGGCTGCTGTAAGATAAGGCACCTTAACATTCTGAAAAAGATGCCAGACTTCCATGATGTCTATTTTGGAAAACAGATAAACCATCAGAGCAATGCTGATTAATGCCTTGATTATTGTTGTAATTGTTTTTTTCATGCAAAGTTCTCCGTTGCCCACCCCCACCCTGACCCTCCCCCGTCAAGGGGGAGGGGATTTTCGTTTGCCCACTCCCGTCAAGGGAGGGGGAATAAACGAGGGAGGAAATTTGTTTTCTAACTTCTTGCTTCTTACTTCTTACTTCTAACTTCTTGCTTCTGCTTACCTCTCACCTCTGATTACTCAGCAGCACATACCCGCCCTTCTGCCCCATTACAAAGACATTAGGTTTCTTCAACAGCCAGTCTGAATTTGCATCCTTTGTAATTATAAATAACCTCTTTTGAGAGGCAATGGCCTCTGATAATTGTTCCTTCTGACCGGCCTTAAATTCTACTACATGTTGCCTTGAATAGAAAACTATGCTCGGTTTATTCAATGCATAAACGGCTACCTCGCCGTTTTCTTTTTCTGACATGGCACCGGCTGTTATTGCAAATTCTCTTAATGGGGCTTGCAGGTATTTATCAGCAATCGGGACTATACGGTTCAGTAGGAGAAAAGTAGTAATGGTCATCATCATTACCAGTATCCCGAAAGATATATTTTTGTGCAATGTCCTGAAGGAAACAGTAAACAACACCATACTTAATATGATAATTCCCACGATGATATAGAATATACCCTGCCCTTCCAATGGCTCGAAGATGTATTTTGATAAGGAAGGAGCAGTTGTGAGATGGGTTGGGAGATATATTAAACCTGCGGCAATAGTAATACCAAGGATGATACAGAAGATGGCAGATGCTTTAAACCACCCCTCACCCTGACCCTCTCCCCTGAGGGGAGAGGGGGCAATGTTTCTTCCCCTCCCCTTCAAGGGGAGGGTTAGGGTGGGGATGGGGTTATTGCCACTTGCAATATACCCCTCCCACAATCTCCCTACTAATATGGCCAGAGCTGGGGCAAGCGGCAATATATAACCGGGCAGCTTGGTCTTTGAGATTGAGAAAAATACGAATACTGCAAGGAACCATATAGCAGTGAATAGCACGACAGAATCCCTATAATTAAAAACATCTCGTTGTCTAACTTTACGAAAAGCATTTATCAGGGCTGATGGAAGAAAGGCACTCCATGGGAAAAATCCCACAAGAACAACCGGTATAAAATAATAGAACGCCCCTCTGTGGCCGGAAACAACACCTGTAAACCTTGTAAGATTATGTTTTATCAGGAACTCACTGATAAACCCGAACCCATTTACCCATATCTGCATGACATACCAGGGCAGAGAGGCAAACAGAAAAATT
It encodes the following:
- a CDS encoding flippase-like domain-containing protein, coding for MKKTITTIIKALISIALMVYLFSKIDIMEVWHLFQNVKVPYLTAALFLYITGQVICAWRWRIIAFVMDFKNSYWEFIKYYFAGMFFSLFLPTLVGGDIGRCYLITKGNKKIREAIVSVLADRGTGLAVLFLMAGLSVTLLKWGNIPQQLVWGVLIADALLVIGILLPFFAGGLLNIMGKTGELALNFWKKPSVLFQSILISMLFQTLIIIIHVFIGLSIGMQIPWTFYFFLIPLVATVSMLPLSISGIGLREGAFVYFFSYANVPKTEALTFAFGWFVIVLIASLIGGLGLLISKNGFSWKQFRKQETNPADM